From the genome of Lentimonas sp. CC4, one region includes:
- a CDS encoding alpha-L-fucosidase encodes MKYTSKVPSILFASALTCASTLIAQPQERSEWQVPAVDAEWFNEARFGMFIHWGLYSELGRGEWVMNKERIPIAEYKKFAAEFNPVKFNADEWVAIAKAAGMKYMTITSKHHDGFALFDSEASDWNIVDATPFKRDVIKELSEACAKEGIKFGVYYSQAQDWTHPGGSMSSKGYWDPAQVNDAKAFIEYVETVSIPQMKEVTEIGNISHLWFDTPIRMNVDIAREMIQEVRAIKPDVLLNSRLMYHGNQVEGLYPEHLAELREIGVDFLSYRDRTIPAEPFPGWQWETCMTLNGSWGYNTRDTGWKTPQDVVKMLTQCASKGGNFLLNFGPTSEGVIPAEGVEIVKQVGDWLRVNGESIYGTQGSTLSKTGATSVGPGVNADGSMKEEAVVEGKKRKPKKTKHQKVAFDWLATSRAAVDGQPAKIYLNIFNWPGESFEVQGIDDTVSKAYFLADTDQSPLGFTQKEETFTLSLPSTAPDPIGTVVCLEF; translated from the coding sequence ATGAAATACACATCAAAAGTCCCATCCATACTGTTTGCGAGTGCGTTAACCTGTGCCTCAACACTCATTGCGCAGCCTCAAGAGCGTTCAGAATGGCAAGTGCCGGCAGTCGATGCTGAGTGGTTCAATGAAGCTAGGTTTGGCATGTTTATCCATTGGGGGCTCTATTCCGAGCTGGGTAGGGGTGAATGGGTGATGAACAAGGAGCGTATTCCCATCGCGGAATACAAGAAGTTCGCTGCTGAGTTTAACCCCGTGAAGTTTAACGCTGATGAATGGGTAGCGATCGCGAAGGCGGCGGGCATGAAGTATATGACGATTACCAGCAAACACCATGATGGCTTCGCACTGTTTGATTCGGAGGCCAGTGATTGGAATATAGTGGATGCGACGCCGTTTAAGCGGGACGTGATTAAGGAATTATCAGAGGCCTGTGCGAAGGAAGGGATCAAGTTTGGCGTCTACTACTCGCAAGCGCAGGATTGGACGCACCCCGGGGGCTCCATGTCGTCGAAAGGCTATTGGGATCCTGCTCAGGTAAACGATGCGAAAGCTTTTATCGAGTATGTCGAGACGGTCTCCATTCCTCAGATGAAGGAAGTGACCGAAATCGGCAATATTTCGCACCTGTGGTTTGATACACCTATTCGAATGAACGTCGATATTGCTCGGGAGATGATTCAAGAGGTTCGAGCGATCAAGCCGGATGTATTGCTGAACAGTCGTTTGATGTATCATGGTAATCAGGTCGAGGGACTTTACCCCGAGCATCTGGCTGAGTTACGTGAAATCGGTGTGGACTTCCTTTCATACCGTGATCGCACCATTCCGGCAGAGCCGTTTCCTGGATGGCAATGGGAGACGTGTATGACACTCAATGGATCGTGGGGCTACAATACCAGAGACACTGGTTGGAAAACACCCCAAGATGTCGTGAAAATGTTGACACAGTGCGCCAGTAAGGGAGGTAACTTTCTACTCAACTTCGGTCCCACGTCTGAAGGGGTGATCCCAGCAGAGGGCGTAGAGATTGTTAAACAGGTGGGTGATTGGTTACGCGTGAACGGTGAATCTATTTATGGCACGCAAGGTAGCACCCTGAGTAAGACCGGTGCGACTAGTGTCGGCCCCGGAGTGAATGCGGACGGCAGCATGAAGGAGGAGGCCGTGGTTGAAGGAAAAAAACGGAAACCAAAGAAGACGAAGCATCAAAAGGTCGCGTTCGACTGGCTCGCGACATCCCGCGCGGCAGTTGACGGTCAGCCTGCTAAAATTTACCTGAACATCTTTAACTGGCCGGGTGAATCCTTCGAGGTGCAGGGGATCGATGACACTGTGAGCAAGGCATACTTTTTGGCAGATACAGATCAGTCACCACTAGGATTTACTCAAAAAGAAGAGACTTTTACATTGAGTCTACCATCGACTGCGCCTGATCCGATTGGCACCGTTGTTTGTTTAGAATTTTAA
- a CDS encoding sulfatase-like hydrolase/transferase: protein MIKIPHRLTAAIMLCSLGVTALVTAADKPNIVYILADDLGYGDIQALNPENGKIPTPHIDQLAADGMVFSDAHTSSSVCTPSRYSILTGRYNWRSTLQAGVTWGFDAALIKEDRLTVAGFLREQGYTTACIGKWHIGMDIPSKNGKPTVGRVPKEVNVDWTGAIKNGPVDVGFDYYWGLSASLDMAPYAYIENRHFIKGEALSEMRGRILSAPGFSKEAALGEICDKTVEFISEQSEDKPFFIYVPLTSPHTPILPTEAWRGKSGLNSVFADFVMQTDAEVGKIIDAVDAAGFGENTIIIFTADNGVSGASKQGDLKKQGHLSSAQYRGMKKSIFEGGHRVPFIVRWPAGIEPKSQSDEAICLTDLMATCADLLAVELPDTAGEDSVSFFPAFSNKPIQSTRKGIVHHSYQGEFAYRSGKWKLLLTKVDSKRNSTDQLYDLEADPSERNNLHATHPEVVQRLLTELQSDVERGRSTAGPNLKNDVAEVKLWKNGKAIW, encoded by the coding sequence ATGATTAAAATTCCACACCGGTTGACGGCAGCTATAATGCTCTGCTCGTTGGGCGTCACTGCGCTTGTTACGGCCGCTGACAAGCCAAACATTGTCTACATCCTCGCCGATGATCTAGGTTACGGGGACATCCAGGCATTGAATCCTGAAAACGGTAAAATACCCACGCCACATATCGATCAACTGGCTGCGGATGGGATGGTCTTTTCGGATGCACATACCAGTTCGTCGGTCTGCACGCCCAGTCGTTATAGTATTCTCACGGGTCGCTATAATTGGAGATCCACCTTGCAAGCAGGAGTGACTTGGGGCTTCGACGCGGCTTTGATCAAAGAAGATCGTTTGACGGTTGCGGGCTTCTTGCGAGAGCAGGGCTACACCACCGCGTGTATCGGGAAGTGGCATATCGGCATGGACATTCCATCGAAGAATGGGAAGCCCACTGTGGGGCGGGTGCCCAAAGAGGTGAATGTTGATTGGACGGGAGCGATTAAAAATGGTCCCGTCGATGTTGGCTTTGATTACTATTGGGGGCTCTCCGCCTCATTAGATATGGCGCCCTATGCGTATATCGAAAATAGACATTTTATTAAAGGCGAAGCGCTTTCTGAAATGAGGGGCAGGATTCTGAGCGCTCCCGGTTTTAGTAAAGAAGCCGCGCTGGGTGAAATTTGCGACAAGACGGTGGAATTCATTTCCGAGCAGTCCGAAGATAAACCCTTCTTTATTTATGTCCCTTTGACTTCGCCGCATACCCCGATTCTACCGACCGAAGCGTGGCGTGGAAAAAGTGGATTGAATAGTGTCTTTGCAGATTTTGTGATGCAGACGGACGCCGAGGTCGGGAAAATTATTGATGCGGTCGACGCAGCTGGTTTCGGTGAGAACACCATCATTATTTTTACCGCGGACAATGGCGTTTCGGGAGCCTCTAAACAGGGTGACCTTAAGAAGCAGGGGCATTTATCCAGCGCGCAGTATCGCGGCATGAAAAAGAGCATTTTCGAGGGTGGTCACCGCGTGCCATTTATTGTGCGCTGGCCTGCGGGTATTGAGCCTAAGAGTCAAAGTGATGAAGCGATATGCCTGACTGATTTGATGGCGACCTGTGCCGATCTATTGGCAGTGGAGCTACCCGATACAGCAGGTGAAGACAGCGTAAGCTTCTTTCCAGCATTCTCTAATAAACCGATTCAATCGACTCGTAAGGGTATCGTGCATCACTCGTATCAAGGAGAATTCGCCTATCGTTCCGGCAAGTGGAAACTGCTATTGACCAAGGTGGATTCAAAAAGGAATTCCACCGACCAACTCTATGACCTAGAGGCAGATCCCAGCGAAAGAAATAATTTGCATGCCACGCATCCTGAAGTGGTTCAGCGTTTGTTGACTGAACTACAATCCGATGTAGAGCGCGGTCGTAGCACGGCCGGCCCAAATCTGAAAAACGATGTAGCGGAAGTGAAGCTCTGGAAAAACGGGAAAGCGATTTGGTGA
- a CDS encoding glycoside hydrolase family 97 protein — protein MKFKSILILLILVWVLPVQAETYKVKSPDGLAVLEIECTNNELSYSVTLDGKPLIESSPMSLVESPNYTLIDSVSEEIDSTWEPTWGSFGEIRDHANRMTLKLDISGMQVELLCQVYNEGLGMRFSVPSQDGLAGKAILHTIEYNLFGEFNAYGGTGASKDPPGPFRSETLTEQEAGKLSTIPVLLEMDAGPWVALLESDLYSAELFRSARFSFADGSFHNEAKVKAAEESFVTPWKVILWADQAGGFLANTVPHNLAAPCELEDTSWIKVGKGLWDWRIHEYDNGDFKYGIDTRSYLRQIDFCAGNNVEYLTIDDHWFLSAENGQMEISPEVDIEKVMAYAEEKGVGIMLYYDQKKGKFGDDLIFDYYAKLGAKGMKYGFRGNNPGFTRMAIQKAAEAKLMIFFHDGPTPMVGVERTMPNFISREYGHGQQDARRVFSPTGFLKAAMINGLSGPIDMSNGNFGINSINAGERAKGPRKLNSYVTTVVSEVARCIIINSGLVTLPDAPEEYLKKADLFEAIEQMPASWDETVVPLSKMAEYLTLGRRSGDTWFLASANNEAARTLEIPLDFLDAGVDYEVTLYEDTPETHGKENPEAYAISKKTVKAGDTLTAAMAMGGGHVAILKPVK, from the coding sequence ATGAAATTTAAATCCATTTTAATCTTACTCATCCTTGTATGGGTCCTGCCCGTTCAAGCTGAGACCTACAAGGTGAAGTCGCCGGACGGTTTGGCTGTGCTTGAAATAGAATGCACTAACAATGAGTTGAGCTACAGTGTTACCTTGGACGGGAAGCCGCTTATAGAATCCTCGCCGATGTCTTTGGTTGAGAGTCCGAATTATACGCTAATTGACAGTGTTTCTGAGGAAATCGATTCGACTTGGGAGCCCACTTGGGGATCCTTCGGCGAGATTCGTGATCATGCCAACCGTATGACCCTCAAGCTGGATATATCCGGTATGCAAGTGGAGCTGTTGTGTCAGGTTTACAATGAGGGTCTTGGCATGCGTTTTTCCGTGCCGAGTCAGGATGGTTTGGCCGGCAAAGCCATTCTGCATACCATCGAATACAATCTTTTCGGAGAATTTAATGCGTATGGAGGCACCGGCGCTTCGAAAGACCCGCCTGGGCCTTTTCGCTCAGAAACTCTGACGGAGCAGGAGGCGGGAAAACTCTCAACGATTCCAGTCCTGCTGGAGATGGATGCAGGTCCATGGGTCGCTTTGTTGGAATCTGATCTTTATTCTGCCGAGTTGTTTCGGTCTGCTAGATTCTCCTTTGCAGATGGAAGCTTTCACAACGAAGCTAAGGTGAAGGCAGCCGAAGAATCATTTGTGACTCCTTGGAAGGTCATCCTTTGGGCTGACCAAGCCGGCGGCTTTCTAGCCAATACGGTGCCGCATAATCTGGCTGCTCCCTGTGAGCTCGAGGACACTTCCTGGATCAAGGTCGGTAAAGGCTTATGGGATTGGCGGATACACGAATATGACAATGGCGATTTCAAGTATGGCATCGATACGAGGAGCTACTTGCGTCAGATCGACTTCTGCGCAGGGAATAATGTCGAATACCTGACGATCGATGACCACTGGTTCCTCTCAGCAGAGAACGGTCAGATGGAGATTTCGCCTGAAGTCGATATCGAGAAGGTGATGGCCTATGCGGAAGAAAAGGGCGTTGGAATCATGCTGTATTATGACCAGAAGAAAGGGAAGTTTGGAGACGATTTGATCTTCGACTACTACGCCAAGTTGGGTGCGAAGGGTATGAAATATGGATTCCGTGGTAATAACCCGGGGTTCACCCGCATGGCGATTCAAAAGGCTGCGGAAGCGAAGCTGATGATCTTCTTCCACGATGGGCCGACTCCTATGGTCGGTGTGGAACGCACTATGCCGAACTTTATCTCCCGCGAGTATGGGCATGGGCAGCAGGATGCCCGGCGCGTGTTTTCACCAACCGGCTTCCTCAAAGCCGCTATGATTAATGGTCTTAGTGGCCCGATTGATATGTCGAATGGTAACTTCGGCATCAACAGCATCAACGCCGGAGAACGCGCTAAGGGTCCGAGAAAGTTAAATAGCTACGTGACCACCGTCGTCAGCGAAGTGGCGCGGTGCATTATCATTAACAGTGGACTCGTCACCTTGCCGGATGCGCCTGAGGAGTATCTTAAGAAGGCGGACCTGTTTGAGGCGATTGAGCAGATGCCAGCGAGTTGGGACGAGACAGTCGTGCCGCTCAGTAAGATGGCGGAATATCTCACATTGGGACGCCGTTCGGGTGATACCTGGTTCCTCGCGAGCGCGAACAACGAAGCCGCGAGGACTTTGGAAATTCCGCTGGATTTCCTCGATGCGGGTGTGGATTACGAGGTGACTCTCTACGAAGACACGCCGGAGACACACGGCAAAGAGAATCCCGAGGCATATGCCATTTCTAAGAAAACTGTTAAGGCCGGTGATACGCTCACTGCCGCTATGGCGATGGGCGGAGGGCATGTCGCGATTCTCAAACCTGTTAAGTAA
- a CDS encoding alpha-L-fucosidase, whose translation MQQAFLLYAAMCGLSLSPLKALEAKPETEVAYQERMQWFTDAQFGLFIHYGVYSTLGGEWQGKPVQKYAEWIQRWGAIKTDEYIPLAANFRPDKLDADLWVKTAKEAGMKYMVITAKHHEGFCLWDSELTEYDLGDTNDFDRDILGELKAACDKYGLKFGTYYSILDWHHPTQRIEQAGFQSPMSDKAAYTAYMKGQLKELIERYDPAIMWFDADWVRWWQEEDGTDLYNYLRELSPKMIINNRYSKRGPTVKDFGTPENSTPGAALDHIWEACWTVNHSWGYKKSDTRWKSAEQLIQKQIDINTKGGNLLLNVGPYGDGSWPEASTELLLQMGEWNQKHTEAVYETDYLAAIPQKWGRLAQSKTADVESGEIFAYIFDWPTDGMLKIRGVTAAEVDATTYDGKSLPVTVGSEDLELDLSSATEHPNATVLRLKYSGGLKTKEITNELELTGNELILQAGTAELSGSALTLKENTVLAGWSAPSDVATWDFNVPAPGKYTAVIRYSLESKRKVIGDLKVGDKALKGRFEPTPSVEEFNLIDLGEMNLNEVGDTKCSIKFSKIGADTQLNVQTIYFVPVSD comes from the coding sequence ATGCAACAAGCATTCTTACTCTATGCGGCCATGTGTGGTCTTAGCCTCAGTCCACTTAAAGCGCTTGAGGCAAAGCCTGAGACCGAAGTAGCCTATCAAGAGCGCATGCAGTGGTTTACCGATGCGCAATTCGGGCTCTTTATCCACTACGGAGTCTATTCGACTCTAGGCGGCGAGTGGCAAGGGAAGCCGGTGCAGAAATATGCGGAGTGGATTCAGCGCTGGGGAGCGATTAAAACAGATGAATACATCCCGCTGGCTGCGAACTTCCGTCCCGACAAGCTGGATGCGGACCTTTGGGTGAAGACCGCAAAAGAAGCGGGCATGAAGTATATGGTGATTACTGCTAAGCACCATGAGGGTTTCTGCTTGTGGGACAGTGAACTCACCGAATACGACCTCGGTGATACCAACGACTTCGACCGTGATATCCTCGGAGAGCTTAAGGCGGCCTGTGATAAATACGGTCTCAAGTTCGGCACCTATTATTCGATCCTCGATTGGCATCATCCGACCCAGCGAATCGAGCAAGCGGGATTCCAAAGCCCAATGAGCGACAAGGCGGCCTACACCGCCTATATGAAAGGTCAGCTCAAAGAACTGATCGAGCGCTATGACCCCGCGATTATGTGGTTTGACGCGGATTGGGTGCGCTGGTGGCAGGAAGAGGACGGCACCGATCTCTACAACTACCTCCGCGAGCTCAGCCCGAAAATGATTATCAACAATCGCTACTCCAAGCGTGGTCCCACCGTAAAGGATTTCGGGACACCGGAAAACTCAACACCTGGTGCGGCACTCGATCACATCTGGGAAGCCTGCTGGACGGTCAATCACTCTTGGGGCTACAAGAAGAGTGATACTCGCTGGAAGAGCGCGGAGCAGCTGATTCAGAAACAGATCGATATCAATACCAAGGGCGGTAATTTACTTTTGAATGTGGGTCCATACGGCGATGGCTCATGGCCGGAAGCCTCAACGGAACTCCTGTTGCAAATGGGGGAGTGGAACCAAAAGCACACTGAAGCCGTTTATGAAACAGATTATTTGGCTGCAATTCCGCAGAAGTGGGGCAGGCTCGCCCAGTCCAAGACTGCGGATGTGGAAAGTGGAGAAATTTTTGCATATATTTTCGATTGGCCCACGGACGGAATGCTGAAAATCCGTGGGGTGACTGCAGCTGAAGTGGACGCGACCACGTATGATGGAAAGAGCCTGCCGGTAACCGTGGGCTCAGAGGATCTTGAACTGGATCTTTCATCCGCAACCGAGCACCCCAACGCGACGGTGCTACGCCTGAAATACAGCGGCGGTCTCAAAACCAAGGAGATCACCAATGAACTCGAATTAACTGGGAACGAACTCATTCTGCAGGCCGGCACCGCCGAACTTTCTGGCAGTGCGCTTACGTTAAAAGAGAACACCGTGCTCGCCGGATGGAGCGCCCCGTCGGATGTCGCCACTTGGGATTTTAATGTGCCGGCACCGGGTAAATATACCGCGGTGATCCGCTACTCATTAGAGTCCAAGCGGAAGGTCATCGGGGATTTGAAAGTCGGGGACAAGGCGCTGAAGGGAAGATTCGAGCCGACCCCATCTGTGGAAGAGTTCAATTTGATTGATCTTGGTGAAATGAACCTGAACGAAGTCGGCGATACGAAATGCTCTATCAAGTTCTCGAAGATCGGCGCCGATACGCAACTGAATGTGCAGACGATTTATTTCGTTCCCGTTTCAGATTAG
- a CDS encoding glycoside hydrolase family 172 protein: MKKSFILISGSILLLLGVACASNGGAPATKTVTIESLLHEMVDRDAVASFPEEDFRLKLASSYNRKSLTGPEDERGWFFNSDLNRSLKDGNFVRIEENNGREEVVLMDVAGPGAVVRSWIPWRSIGNPGRESLIWRVYIDGSDTPVIEGDQHELFQGKGLVPFPLAHESLRSAVSFFPIPYAKSCKITLEGVPFFYQIHYREYDKSVDVKSFTMEDFEAALPLTAKVGEQLLNPQVDTSGQAVSLETQLAQGEEKSVALPAGTAAVRHLSVKLGDYSDPEVTRKVILKINFDGKETVWCPIGDFFGSGIGLHPFQGWYRTVDEDGTMTARWVMPYKQAGSISILNLNEAPVDVTLNATVGDYEWTQDSLYFHAGWRGQYPVNTEPKSDWNYITTAGRGVLVGDTLTIMNPLDGWWGEGDEKIWTDGEAFPSNFGTGTEDYYAYSWGGSSTDFYDHPFHAQPRAHTFNKLNRKSKGDKVKTTKGYSTETRTRSLDTMPFSKSLKLDMEVWTKGQREMGYGVGVYWYGDASTTTNHKPEPTEVLNVPPLPDGM; the protein is encoded by the coding sequence ATGAAAAAATCATTCATTTTAATATCAGGTAGCATCTTGTTACTACTAGGTGTCGCCTGTGCGTCAAATGGCGGAGCACCCGCGACCAAAACAGTGACGATAGAGTCTCTTCTGCATGAGATGGTGGATCGCGACGCGGTTGCATCGTTTCCAGAAGAGGATTTCAGACTGAAACTGGCGAGCAGCTATAACCGCAAATCACTGACTGGTCCTGAAGATGAAAGAGGGTGGTTTTTCAATAGTGATCTAAACCGCAGCCTGAAGGATGGGAACTTTGTTCGGATCGAAGAGAACAACGGCCGTGAAGAGGTCGTTTTGATGGACGTAGCAGGGCCAGGTGCGGTCGTTCGCAGTTGGATACCTTGGCGAAGTATCGGCAATCCTGGGCGCGAGTCTCTTATTTGGCGTGTCTACATTGATGGCTCGGATACACCTGTGATCGAAGGGGATCAGCACGAGCTTTTCCAAGGGAAGGGCTTGGTTCCGTTTCCACTGGCGCATGAATCACTGCGATCCGCAGTATCGTTTTTCCCGATCCCATATGCGAAGAGCTGCAAGATCACCTTGGAAGGTGTGCCTTTCTTCTACCAGATCCATTACCGGGAGTATGACAAATCGGTCGATGTGAAATCCTTCACGATGGAAGACTTTGAGGCGGCTTTGCCACTGACGGCAAAAGTCGGCGAACAGCTTTTGAATCCTCAAGTCGATACCTCAGGTCAGGCCGTTTCGCTGGAAACTCAGCTTGCCCAAGGCGAAGAGAAGTCGGTCGCACTGCCGGCAGGCACTGCTGCGGTGCGTCATCTTTCGGTAAAGCTCGGTGACTATTCGGATCCGGAAGTGACTCGGAAAGTCATATTAAAAATCAATTTTGACGGCAAGGAAACCGTCTGGTGCCCCATCGGCGATTTCTTTGGGAGTGGGATTGGATTGCACCCCTTCCAAGGTTGGTATCGCACCGTGGATGAGGACGGAACGATGACCGCACGCTGGGTGATGCCCTACAAGCAAGCAGGCTCGATCTCGATTTTGAACCTAAATGAGGCGCCGGTGGATGTGACACTGAATGCAACGGTGGGTGACTACGAATGGACTCAAGACTCGCTCTACTTCCATGCAGGGTGGCGCGGCCAATATCCAGTCAATACCGAGCCTAAGTCGGACTGGAATTACATTACGACTGCAGGGCGCGGTGTGCTTGTGGGCGATACCCTGACGATCATGAATCCACTAGACGGCTGGTGGGGTGAAGGGGACGAGAAGATCTGGACGGACGGGGAAGCATTCCCTTCCAACTTCGGCACCGGCACCGAGGATTATTATGCCTACTCATGGGGCGGTTCGAGCACCGACTTTTACGATCACCCGTTTCATGCCCAGCCGCGGGCACACACGTTCAACAAGTTGAACCGTAAAAGTAAGGGAGATAAAGTAAAGACGACTAAAGGCTACAGCACCGAGACCCGGACTCGCTCGCTCGATACGATGCCGTTTTCTAAATCCCTGAAGCTTGACATGGAAGTCTGGACCAAAGGGCAGCGAGAGATGGGCTATGGAGTGGGAGTCTATTGGTATGGCGATGCGAGCACCACCACGAACCACAAGCCAGAGCCTACCGAAGTGCTCAATGTTCCGCCTCTACCCGATGGCATGTAA
- a CDS encoding sulfatase-like hydrolase/transferase, producing MKYKNLILLIATGMSASLFAANEKPNVVFIFTDDQAYETIGALGLVDVDTPNLDRLVNEGTTFSHAYNMGAWSGAVCMASRTCLNTGSFLWQAQAALNDAKKGKRKVWGQLMKDAGYETYMTGKWHVPYPAKKAFDHTTHVRAGMPKAVVAGYNRPKDEADYEAGWKPWDVSKGGFWQGGKHWSEVAADDSVAFIEQAAQTDKPFFMYLAFNAPHDPRQAPKEYVDMYPLDRIKLPENYADLYPDMGPDAVPVIRDEKLAPFPRTEYAIKVNRQEYFAIITHMDVQIGRILDALEASGKADNTWIIFTADHGLAVGHHGLVGKQNMYEHSLRPPFIVVGPGVKAGGIIDAPIYLQDAMATALELSGHPIPEDIDYKSVLPLLDGRRDKNYDTIFGAYIGTQRAVIRDGWKLIAYPKIKKLKLFNLSKDPLEMEDLAQNPEYTSVLSRMTDLLEETMDALGDPMTSLSTADYSVADKAGEDEDH from the coding sequence ATGAAATATAAAAACCTTATTCTACTGATAGCGACTGGCATGAGTGCTTCGCTTTTCGCCGCAAATGAAAAGCCGAATGTGGTCTTCATCTTCACGGATGATCAAGCCTACGAGACGATTGGAGCGCTTGGCTTGGTCGATGTTGATACCCCGAATCTGGATCGGCTCGTCAACGAAGGCACCACTTTCTCGCATGCCTATAACATGGGTGCATGGTCTGGGGCCGTTTGTATGGCAAGCCGAACCTGCTTGAATACTGGGTCCTTTCTCTGGCAGGCGCAAGCCGCACTGAATGATGCGAAGAAAGGGAAGCGCAAAGTCTGGGGCCAGCTGATGAAAGACGCCGGCTACGAGACCTATATGACGGGGAAGTGGCATGTGCCGTATCCCGCCAAAAAAGCCTTTGATCACACGACTCATGTGCGCGCCGGTATGCCCAAGGCTGTTGTGGCAGGCTATAATCGACCTAAAGACGAAGCCGACTATGAAGCGGGCTGGAAGCCGTGGGATGTCTCCAAAGGAGGTTTTTGGCAGGGTGGTAAGCACTGGAGCGAGGTCGCTGCGGATGACAGCGTGGCCTTTATCGAGCAGGCAGCACAGACAGATAAGCCGTTTTTCATGTATCTGGCCTTCAATGCGCCACATGATCCGAGGCAAGCGCCGAAAGAATATGTCGATATGTATCCGCTGGATCGGATCAAGCTCCCGGAAAATTACGCGGATCTGTATCCCGACATGGGACCAGACGCGGTGCCGGTTATTCGCGATGAGAAGCTGGCGCCCTTTCCTCGAACGGAATATGCGATCAAGGTGAACCGGCAGGAGTATTTTGCGATTATTACACACATGGATGTGCAAATCGGTCGCATTCTCGATGCGCTTGAAGCTTCGGGCAAGGCGGACAACACTTGGATCATTTTCACGGCGGATCATGGTCTGGCGGTCGGACATCATGGACTGGTCGGAAAGCAGAATATGTATGAGCATTCCCTGCGTCCGCCTTTCATCGTTGTCGGACCCGGCGTGAAAGCAGGAGGCATCATTGATGCACCGATTTACCTTCAGGATGCGATGGCTACTGCATTGGAACTGAGTGGTCATCCGATACCTGAAGACATCGATTACAAAAGCGTTCTGCCTTTGCTAGATGGTCGCCGGGACAAAAACTACGATACGATTTTCGGGGCTTACATCGGCACGCAACGCGCGGTCATACGCGATGGTTGGAAGCTAATTGCCTATCCCAAAATTAAGAAACTAAAATTGTTCAACCTCAGCAAAGATCCTTTGGAAATGGAAGATCTTGCTCAGAATCCTGAGTATACGAGTGTCTTGAGCCGGATGACGGATCTTTTGGAGGAAACGATGGATGCACTGGGAGACCCGATGACCTCTCTGTCTACAGCCGATTATTCAGTGGCTGACAAGGCGGGAGAGGACGAGGATCACTAA